A window of Malania oleifera isolate guangnan ecotype guangnan chromosome 2, ASM2987363v1, whole genome shotgun sequence genomic DNA:
CGTTAAACCCCTTTCTAAGTTCTAAATATCTATTTCATATACAGTTTTTCATATGGCTCTAACTGGATGGTAATGAAACTCAAGACCTTCTCACATGACGGAGCAATAAGCATTTGGGTTCTCGTCACTGAACATATGATCCGCTGGGACAATTGGGTACCCGTATACGTACCCGGGTGCGGGTACCAAGTACTCCAGTCTGTACCCTTCTGCCCTGGGAGcctcctcttccttcttcttgttctcgtCTGCCTTCGCAATCTCCTTATTGTCGCCGCTTCCTCCTTTCCCCTTCTTCTCGCCGCCGCCGTCCTTCGTTTCCGGCTCGATGGTGACGTATTTCTTCAGCTTCTCTTTCAGGGACTCCAAGGCCTTTGCGTCCATTTTCCCCTTCAACGCAATCAGATCCTTAGATGGCTCCATCGTCAATGCCAGATTGCCTGCAACAGCATACGAATCTCCCTTAGGCCCTCCTCAATTCCAAACAAACATGAATCGCCATTTCAAAAACGTCAAGATGAAGAAACAGGGAACCGGCCGGGAGATGATAGATCACAGTATATCTCACCTCTGGTCTTGGAAATTATTTCGTGCAGACCATTTTTGCAACCCTCGCAGGCGCAGCGCTTCTTCATTTTCAAATCCACCTGTGCCTGACACATTAATTAAAGATGAATGAATGGGGTAGTTGAATATAATTACAGAGCAAAGACGTTCATGGTTTGCTAGAATGCGCCTCTGCTCTAGCAATTGCTTGAATGACATGGAAATGCTGGCGAACTCCGAGACATCAAATCCTCAATGAAGTTCTGATTTGAAGCCTCACAATTAAGGCGCACTGGAGACGCCGTACAATGTATGCTAACATGCGCCTCTACGTGGCCGCATTCATTAGAAAAACTGCAGGCCTCTGAGCTAAATTACGCCAAATGCTCAATAAATACAATCTAGCGCGCCATGCGCACGGGAAACCAGTACCTCTTTGGCTTTTTTCTCTTCTGCCTTTTTATCCTCTTTATCATCCGCGGTCTTCTCGCCTCCCCCGCCGTTGTCTTTCTCCTTCTTTGGCGGCGAAGAGATTATCTCGGCGTCCTTATTCGTCTTCTGCTTGATTTCTTCCCGAAGCTTCAATGGATCCACATCGCCTAACACCGTTAGCTTGTTTTTCTCGAACTCCGGTGTCATTGATTCCACGCCTTCCCTCGCAAAGCACAAATCGGTGTCAATATTGTTGATACCAAAGAACGCAGAAAAAATACAGTAATAATTTAGGAAAAAATATAATCAGGTTCTCAGTTTAAAGCGACTATTTATCGAGTGAATCCGAgaaattaggaaacaaaaatTAGTGTAAAATCGAAATGGAATCGAAATCGAAAGCCGAAATTATCGACTAAATCCGAGGGGAATAGAAAGTACAAACAGAGGATTATAACAACAGTGGTTGAATTTACTATTTAGATTTATCTGAGTGTGAAGAAATTAAAAGGAGAAAGAGGTGTGGAACTGATAGGTATGATGTGGAATCGGACTAAAAAAGCGAGAATCGTTCTGTAAAGTGGGACTAAAACAGAGTACCAAAAGATGACacgaaaaataaagagagaaataagtaataaaatgaaaagaaaagtaGAAATGAAGAAAGCAAAGAGCGTGCGCAGAACAAACTAAGAACGAAGCAGAGAAGAGGAGTGAGAGTGAGCTCATCGAGGGgaaagggggagggggggggggtggtcaGACCTTTAAAACGCTTAACGCATTTCAACACTTTGTCAATACAACCCTGGCAGTCGAAGTTAATCTTCAAGACAACAGCGTCGGGGACTGCCTCCTTGTTCGCTCCTTGGCCTTGGGTGTTCTGTCCTCCGTTCTTGCTTTTCTTCTGCAATAGAAGATCCACAAGAAAAACgcgtcagagagagagagagaggaatgcgAAGAATGGAAGTTAACTGACCTTGGCCATTGTAGGAAATCTGGTGCGGTGGAATGAAGCAGAGGGACGAATGCGGAGGGGGGAAGGGGCACTTATAGCTGCAGAGAGCAGTTGTGGGCGTGGCGCGTGGGAGCGTGAACGTGAGATGCGTGTTTCCGCTGTGTGAATGGGATCAGTATTTTTGCTGTATGATGTAtgacacgagagagagagagagagagtggtcgGGTACGGGTTCGTGAACGCGAAGGGGGGTGAAAGGCAGTTGCTGGGAAAGTGGGTTGAAATTTCGCAGGCGGCAGCAAAATTTGATAATATGGTGAGCGGTGAACCGGCAGGTGGGGATGAAGGATAAATGCAAGGGGGAAGGGCAAGGTGAAAGTGGGCCCACACCCTCTGCCCCTGTTTGGTTCTCCGTGCTAGTGAAAGCAGCCACCACAGAATGCTCTCCTCTCCTCCTGCGTACTGCCACTGCCACTGCCACCGCCACCGCAAACGTCCTCGCGTTCTATTGCCTACTAATTGTAATTGTACGGCTGCAGGGCAGCTGCTTTTTGTTTTGCTTCTCTTCTTTTTTAATTTACacataaaattaaaattgtgttttggaatataaatttataaattcgGATTCAAATTTGTGTAGATTTAGTAAGCTAAAAACTAATATAATTTTGTAATGtgtattctttttttttaaaatttaatctcaCAATTAGCAACACTAGAATAAGTTAAATTGAGGGGAGTTGAGCTGAACTGTAAACACCCCAAATTATTCGGTGTCTTatataacaaaaacaaaaaatggaatctttatattttatataagaatacaaaaaaaaaaatacagaaatacagaaaaggaaaatatatttttacattaaaaaaataaaaaatgaaaaaaatgaaaaatgaaagtggACTAACAATCTTGAATCTTTAATTTgaacttgcaaaaaaaaaaaaaagaggtgcacaaatcaaaatttaaaattgattggccaattaaatttgattgaaaattttaatttgattaattaactTAAATTAGCAAATTAGTTTTATTCTGactatttaatttgaatttgattagttaattaaatcACTTCTCAAGCCTATAAGTAGAGAAATTCTAAAGAAAGCGGAGGACACGGAAAAAATTTCATACAAATGAAAAGGAGTATATCGGTGTTGCAAAAGAAGAAGGTTAACACATTGGTATTGTTGCCGTTATCGCCATTAGTGGTAGCAACTGTAGCAACGATAGCAATTGTTGCTACATCTATTTCGTTCGTGGCCTTACATCACCTACCAACGATGTCTCTTTTTTTTCGTCTCATTGATTACTtcgatttaaaaataaaaacaaaaatgagaagagcagagagagagagagagagagatctgtcGAATCGGTAAGTCGACATCAACCCATCATCatcatcttatatatatatatatatatacatataccaGCTACCCTTgatcattctctctttctctcttcctatttctctctcaagcttgCCAATATCATTCTTCATTTTCCCacccatttatttattattagcaTTAACTATACAGGTGTgaaattatatgtgtgtgtgtgtgtgtgtgtgtgtgtaacatatgttttttgtttttgttttttttggaaaaagagggcggcaccacctatctttataaaaaaaaaacttctcacttatggcggaggaatactgtggtttcAACCTTGAGACTTGaggaaaacaaaatcaaaccccaagAATCTAAAACTGACTTAACCAACTAAGCATGTATTTTATATACCTATCCATATCTGTATCATAAATGTTGACTTTttgtgtcacgccccaaaccccgaAATAGGACCCAAAGGTGAGAGTGTAACCTAACCTGCAAATAATCACAGATATAGTACACTGGATGAGAGTCCaatcccgtggggttcccagacaccctaaacacatctaatcacaaacatatacgtagcagaaaaagtcattctatatcaacatatgcagtaccacaccagagtctatacacgagccaaacacagctctatccaaacgtacaaactgggttcccaaatacaacacaaaatgacAATCCAACAAAactatagtcctagcacttacccaagcgctaatgcAGTACAttggccactacgctccttacactaggacgctagtttcggtcaCTCGAAGgtcctgtaaaaatgtacgtacagtaagggtgagacacctctcagtaaggaagaacacaagttatatcggtgtattacatttgagtgttatcatgaca
This region includes:
- the LOC131147655 gene encoding heavy metal-associated isoprenylated plant protein 3-like; this encodes MCKLKKKRSKTKSSCPAAVQLQLVGNRTRGRLRWRWQWQWQYAGGEESILWWLLSLARRTKQGQRVWAHFHLALPPCIYPSSPPAGSPLTILSNFAAACEISTHFPSNCLSPPFAFTNPYPTTLSLSLSCHTSYSKNTDPIHTAETRISRSRSHAPRPQLLSAAISAPSPLRIRPSASFHRTRFPTMAKKKSKNGGQNTQGQGANKEAVPDAVVLKINFDCQGCIDKVLKCVKRFKGVESMTPEFEKNKLTVLGDVDPLKLREEIKQKTNKDAEIISSPPKKEKDNGGGGEKTADDKEDKKAEEKKAKEAQVDLKMKKRCACEGCKNGLHEIISKTRGNLALTMEPSKDLIALKGKMDAKALESLKEKLKKYVTIEPETKDGGGEKKGKGGSGDNKEIAKADENKKKEEEAPRAEGYRLEYLVPAPGYVYGYPIVPADHMFSDENPNAYCSVM